One Polaribacter sp. SA4-12 genomic window carries:
- the proC gene encoding pyrroline-5-carboxylate reductase produces the protein MKVAIIGAGSLGQSIAKGLLKNKVVSSLYLTKRNTKSINHFDLYDEVTITSDNEKAVKNSDILIFAVQPRHLKGILDKLKYKFKKDQIVISVITGFSLSKIETIIGMKHFIIRAMPNTAASVGQSMTCISANEKGKEKIELAKTIFNSLGQSMVIPEEQLQAATVICASGIAFWMRLIRATTQGAIQLGFEADEAHELAMQTCFGAATLLKESGNHPEAEIDRVTTPGGCTIEGLNEMEHQGLSSSLIKGINKSFDKINQIKN, from the coding sequence ATGAAAGTAGCAATTATTGGAGCAGGAAGTTTAGGACAATCTATCGCAAAAGGTTTATTAAAAAATAAGGTAGTTAGCTCTTTGTATTTAACAAAACGAAATACAAAATCAATTAATCATTTTGACCTTTATGATGAAGTAACAATAACTTCTGATAATGAAAAAGCTGTTAAAAATTCTGATATTTTAATTTTTGCGGTTCAACCAAGACACTTAAAAGGAATTTTAGATAAATTAAAATATAAGTTTAAAAAGGATCAAATAGTAATTTCTGTAATTACAGGTTTTTCATTATCAAAAATTGAAACGATAATTGGTATGAAACATTTTATAATTAGAGCAATGCCTAATACTGCTGCTTCTGTAGGACAGTCTATGACTTGTATCTCTGCAAATGAGAAAGGAAAAGAAAAAATAGAATTAGCCAAGACTATTTTTAATAGTTTAGGGCAATCTATGGTAATTCCTGAGGAACAATTACAAGCTGCAACCGTTATTTGTGCAAGCGGAATTGCTTTTTGGATGCGTTTAATTAGAGCAACAACTCAAGGTGCAATTCAATTAGGTTTTGAAGCTGATGAAGCACATGAATTAGCAATGCAAACTTGTTTTGGTGCTGCTACTTTATTAAAAGAATCTGGTAATCATCCAGAAGCAGAAATAGACAGAGTTACAACTCCTGGAGGTTGTACTATTGAAGGTTTAAACGAAATGGAACACCAAGGTTTAAGCTCTTCTTTAATTAAAGGTATCAATAAATCATTTGATAAAATTAACCAAATAAAAAATTAA
- the argC gene encoding N-acetyl-gamma-glutamyl-phosphate reductase, whose amino-acid sequence MKNLEVGIIGGAGYTAGELIRLLLNHPETNINFVYSTSNAGNKLYKVHQDLIGDTEINFTSEINRDVDVLFLCLGHGNSTAFLEKTSFSENTKIIDLSNDFRLLAHKNFDGKEFVYGLPELDKEAIKTAKHIANPGCFATALQLAILPLAANGLLQNDIHINAVTGATGAGTSLSATTHFTYRDNNFSHYKAFNHQHLGEINQTVNQLQSDFNSEINFMPNRGNFSRGIFATTYTKFDGSIEEAKKMYKDYYKDAAFTIVSDTDVHMKQVVNTNKCIIGLEKHGDKLLITSTIDNLLKGASGAAIQNMNLMYDFEETLGLNLKANYF is encoded by the coding sequence ATGAAAAATTTAGAAGTAGGAATTATAGGTGGTGCAGGTTATACAGCTGGCGAATTAATAAGATTATTATTAAATCACCCAGAAACAAACATCAATTTTGTGTACAGTACTTCTAATGCTGGTAACAAATTATATAAAGTACATCAAGATTTAATTGGTGATACAGAAATCAATTTTACAAGCGAAATTAATAGGGATGTTGATGTGTTATTTTTATGCTTAGGCCATGGAAACTCAACTGCTTTTTTAGAAAAAACTTCTTTTTCTGAAAACACAAAAATCATTGATTTAAGTAACGATTTTAGATTACTTGCTCATAAAAATTTCGATGGTAAAGAATTTGTCTATGGTTTACCAGAATTAGATAAAGAAGCTATAAAAACAGCGAAACATATTGCAAACCCTGGTTGTTTTGCAACTGCTTTGCAATTAGCAATTTTGCCTTTAGCGGCAAATGGATTGTTGCAAAATGATATTCATATTAATGCTGTAACTGGTGCTACTGGAGCAGGAACTTCATTATCTGCAACAACGCATTTTACATATAGAGATAATAATTTTTCACATTATAAAGCATTTAATCATCAGCATTTGGGTGAAATTAACCAGACTGTGAATCAATTACAAAGCGATTTTAATTCAGAAATTAACTTTATGCCGAATAGAGGAAATTTCTCAAGAGGAATTTTTGCAACTACCTACACAAAATTTGATGGTAGTATTGAGGAAGCAAAAAAAATGTATAAAGATTATTATAAAGACGCTGCTTTTACAATTGTTTCTGATACTGATGTGCATATGAAACAAGTTGTAAATACTAATAAATGTATCATTGGTCTAGAAAAACACGGTGATAAATTATTAATTACAAGTACCATTGATAATTTATTAAAAGGTGCTTCTGGAGCAGCAATACAGAATATGAATTTAATGTATGATTTTGAAGAAACTTTAGGTTTAAATTTAAAGGCAAATTATTTTTAA
- a CDS encoding argininosuccinate synthase codes for MKKLVIAYSGGLDTSYCAVSLSKEYDVHAVSVNTGGFTTEEIKHIESNAYKMGVSTYKNIDAVATFYNKVVKYLIFGNVLKNSTYPLSVSAERIIQAIEIVEYAKSIGAEYIAHGSTGAGNDQVRFDMIFQTLAPGIKIITPIRDGKLTRQEEIDYLKSEGIDMPWEKSKYSVNKGLWGTSVGGVETLKSELPLPSEAYPSQLEKEGEEKVTLTFKNGEFIALNGESNNPEVNIENLNDIASKYAIGRDIHVGDTIVGTKGRVGFEAAAALITVKAHHLLEKHNLTKWQLQHKEYLSSFYGMHLHEGQYLDPVMRDTEAFLQSSQKMVSGNVVVTLKPYHFSLDGIISDHDLMSSKFSTYGEENKAWTADDAKGFIKILGNQNKIYRQVNN; via the coding sequence ATGAAAAAATTAGTAATTGCTTATAGTGGTGGTTTAGACACATCTTATTGTGCAGTAAGTTTATCAAAAGAATATGATGTACATGCAGTAAGTGTAAACACAGGTGGTTTTACAACAGAAGAAATTAAACATATAGAAAGTAACGCCTATAAAATGGGAGTTTCTACCTATAAAAATATTGATGCTGTTGCAACTTTTTACAATAAGGTAGTAAAGTATTTAATTTTTGGAAATGTACTAAAAAACAGTACATATCCTCTTTCTGTAAGTGCTGAAAGAATTATTCAAGCAATTGAAATTGTAGAATATGCAAAAAGTATTGGAGCAGAATATATTGCTCATGGAAGTACTGGTGCAGGAAATGATCAAGTAAGATTTGATATGATTTTTCAAACATTGGCTCCTGGAATTAAAATTATTACGCCAATTAGAGATGGAAAATTAACAAGACAAGAAGAAATAGATTATTTAAAATCTGAAGGAATTGACATGCCTTGGGAGAAATCTAAATATTCAGTAAATAAAGGTCTTTGGGGAACAAGTGTTGGTGGAGTTGAAACCTTAAAATCTGAACTTCCTTTACCAAGTGAAGCGTATCCTTCACAATTAGAAAAAGAAGGTGAAGAAAAAGTAACATTGACTTTTAAAAATGGTGAATTTATTGCTTTAAATGGTGAATCTAACAACCCAGAAGTAAATATTGAAAATCTAAATGATATTGCTTCAAAATATGCAATTGGTAGAGATATTCATGTTGGAGATACAATTGTTGGTACAAAAGGAAGAGTTGGTTTTGAAGCTGCTGCTGCTTTAATTACAGTAAAAGCACATCATTTATTAGAAAAGCACAACTTAACAAAATGGCAATTACAGCACAAAGAATACTTATCTAGTTTTTACGGAATGCATTTGCATGAAGGTCAATATTTAGATCCTGTAATGAGAGATACGGAAGCTTTTTTACAAAGTTCTCAAAAAATGGTTTCTGGAAATGTTGTTGTAACTTTAAAACCGTATCATTTTTCTTTAGACGGAATTATTTCTGATCATGATTTAATGTCTAGTAAGTTTAGTACTTATGGTGAAGAAAATAAAGCTTGGACAGCTGATGATGCTAAAGGTTTCATTAAGATTTTAGGAAATCAGAATAAAATATATAGACAAGTAAATAATTAA
- a CDS encoding GNAT family N-acetyltransferase, giving the protein MEIVIANKSHTVYADIICKTIEDAAQVRGTGIAKRKPEYIATKMENGNAVIALENGKFAGFCYIEKWGHGKFVANSGLIVHPDFRNLGLAKQIKEVIFKHSRTKFPNAKVFSITTGLPVMKLNSDLGYKPVTFSELTDDQTFWDGCKTCRNYDVLTRTERKMCLCTGMLFDPKNQNKEKPEKIKESVFKRLKNIKQNLFLKKDK; this is encoded by the coding sequence ATGGAAATTGTAATTGCTAACAAATCACATACCGTTTACGCAGATATTATATGTAAAACCATAGAAGATGCTGCTCAAGTTAGAGGAACAGGGATTGCTAAAAGAAAACCTGAATATATAGCCACTAAAATGGAAAATGGTAATGCTGTAATTGCTTTAGAAAATGGCAAATTTGCAGGGTTTTGCTATATTGAAAAATGGGGACATGGAAAATTTGTTGCCAATTCAGGGTTAATTGTACATCCAGATTTTAGAAATTTAGGATTAGCAAAACAAATTAAAGAGGTAATATTTAAACATTCAAGAACCAAGTTTCCAAATGCAAAAGTATTTAGTATCACAACAGGTTTGCCTGTAATGAAACTAAATAGCGATTTAGGTTATAAACCCGTTACTTTTTCTGAATTAACAGATGATCAAACTTTCTGGGATGGTTGTAAAACGTGTAGAAATTACGATGTTTTAACAAGAACAGAAAGAAAAATGTGTTTGTGTACTGGTATGTTGTTTGATCCTAAAAATCAAAATAAGGAGAAACCAGAAAAAATTAAAGAAAGCGTTTTTAAAAGATTAAAAAATATTAAACAGAACTTGTTTCTAAAAAAAGATAAATAA
- a CDS encoding NAD(P)H-hydrate dehydratase, translating into MFDLKKIISANQTRKTDNNTIKKECISSLELMERASIAFVNAIENSIYKDQKIAVVCGIGNNGGDGFAITRILQAKGYFAKAILIKTTKNLSNDCKTNFNKLAEVTIIETKDDLFDFKKFDIIIDALFGSGLTRKIEGLAANTIKNTNAAKKYVFSVDIPSGLYCDKLPDSDFIVKSNITISFQRPKLSFFFKESNQYIKDWKVINIGLDEDFIQELPTNHFVLDGTISKIVKKREKHSHKGTFGHSLIIAGSYGKIGAAVLASQACLKSGTGLLTTYIPNCGYDILQFSTPEAMCLTDKKKTYISKLPDISSYNSIGIGPGIGKNNSTKGVLKQLFESTKVPLVIDADALNIISENRELMKLLPKNSILTPHPKEFERLVGKWKTTIECFEKQKQFAKEHKCIVILKGANTCICNSEGVLFFNTSGNSGMATGGSGDVLTGIITGLLAQGYTSIKASLIGVYFHGKAGDDANKQKGENALIASDIINYLKIETE; encoded by the coding sequence TTGTTCGATCTCAAAAAAATAATATCGGCAAATCAAACAAGAAAAACCGATAATAATACGATTAAAAAAGAATGCATTTCTTCTTTAGAATTAATGGAGAGAGCATCGATTGCTTTTGTAAATGCTATTGAAAACAGTATTTACAAAGATCAAAAAATTGCAGTTGTTTGTGGAATTGGCAATAATGGTGGAGATGGTTTTGCAATTACAAGAATATTACAAGCTAAAGGATATTTTGCAAAAGCAATTTTAATAAAAACCACTAAAAATCTTTCTAATGATTGTAAAACCAATTTTAACAAACTAGCGGAAGTAACAATTATTGAAACAAAAGATGATTTGTTCGATTTTAAAAAATTTGACATTATAATTGATGCTCTTTTTGGCTCTGGTCTAACTAGAAAAATTGAGGGTTTAGCTGCAAATACTATCAAAAATACAAATGCAGCAAAAAAATATGTTTTTTCTGTTGATATACCTTCTGGTTTATATTGTGATAAATTACCCGATTCTGATTTCATTGTAAAATCTAATATTACAATTAGTTTTCAAAGACCAAAACTCTCTTTTTTCTTTAAAGAAAGTAATCAATATATTAAAGATTGGAAAGTAATAAACATAGGTTTAGATGAAGATTTTATTCAAGAACTACCAACCAATCATTTTGTTTTAGATGGTACAATTTCTAAAATTGTAAAAAAAAGAGAGAAACATTCACATAAAGGTACATTTGGTCATTCGTTAATTATTGCAGGTTCTTATGGAAAAATCGGAGCTGCAGTTTTGGCTTCTCAAGCTTGTTTAAAATCTGGCACCGGACTTTTAACAACTTATATTCCAAATTGTGGATACGATATTTTGCAATTTTCAACGCCAGAAGCAATGTGTTTAACAGATAAAAAGAAAACCTATATTTCTAAACTACCTGACATTTCTTCTTATAATTCTATTGGAATCGGTCCAGGAATTGGGAAAAACAATTCCACAAAAGGAGTATTAAAACAACTTTTTGAATCAACAAAAGTTCCATTGGTTATTGATGCTGATGCTTTAAATATTATTTCTGAGAATAGAGAATTAATGAAGTTATTACCCAAAAACTCAATTTTAACTCCACATCCAAAAGAATTTGAAAGATTAGTTGGTAAATGGAAAACCACTATAGAATGTTTTGAGAAACAAAAACAGTTTGCAAAAGAACATAAATGTATTGTTATTTTAAAAGGTGCAAATACGTGTATTTGTAATTCAGAAGGAGTCCTTTTTTTTAATACTTCTGGAAATTCTGGAATGGCAACTGGCGGAAGCGGAGATGTTCTTACAGGAATAATTACAGGATTATTGGCGCAAGGTTACACTTCAATTAAAGCTTCTTTAATTGGCGTATATTTTCATGGAAAAGCAGGAGATGATGCTAACAAACAAAAAGGGGAAAATGCATTAATTGCTTCAGATATTATCAATTATTTAAAAATTGAAACTGAATAA
- a CDS encoding DUF2141 domain-containing protein has product MKLIVAILTTTILFITNSITAQNNTITATVINVTSDTGKVGYALYDKTNFRMKPIQGAASKIVNGKSVVVFENVAAGEYAIICYHDKNNNDKMDFEANGMPLEDYGASNNVMNFGPPKFEDAKFTIIDKNVSLEIKF; this is encoded by the coding sequence ATGAAACTTATAGTAGCAATTTTAACGACAACAATTTTATTTATTACAAACTCAATAACTGCTCAAAACAATACAATTACTGCAACAGTTATAAATGTAACTTCAGATACAGGTAAAGTAGGATATGCATTATATGACAAAACTAATTTTAGAATGAAACCAATACAAGGTGCAGCATCTAAAATTGTAAATGGAAAAAGTGTTGTAGTTTTTGAAAACGTAGCAGCAGGAGAATATGCAATTATCTGTTATCACGATAAAAATAATAATGATAAAATGGATTTTGAAGCGAATGGAATGCCTTTAGAAGATTATGGTGCTTCTAATAATGTAATGAACTTTGGTCCACCAAAATTTGAAGATGCTAAATTTACTATTATTGATAAAAATGTATCTTTAGAAATAAAATTTTAG
- a CDS encoding 2TM domain-containing protein, with protein MKTPNTNIFKKLKSDFIVCTKLTVVLGIIFILINQAFTVKGMSMVFLISAMYSFTLGLGNGIINEYLNSKWDWVKETNKRVWIGMFTTIIYTGIAVLIIHYIQYIMLFGHKFEDFFSGNLVYVHLFAFIFSLGVAAFFHAKGFMDKWKSAMTQESTQQQIVAKTETAKFESLKNQLDPHFLFNSLNVLTSLIGENPNQAEKFTTKLSKVYRYVLEQRNKDLVPIEEELKFAKTYMELLGMRFEDAVKFNIPDSISNNELKIVPLSLQLLLENAVKHNVVSTSKPLTINIYEEDTYLIIENNVNPKEAIGKSTKVGLQNIADRYGLITQKGVKIENNNKTFKVSLPLLYKMNDIMYTEDLENSNYVKAVERVEKLKEFYQNLASYCLVIPFLIFINLRFSPGFHWFWFPIFGWGMGLTFHFLEVNNYNIFLGKNWEDKKIKEMMDKENQHNRTR; from the coding sequence ATGAAAACACCAAACACAAATATCTTTAAAAAATTAAAAAGCGATTTTATCGTTTGTACAAAGCTTACTGTGGTTTTAGGAATTATTTTTATCCTTATAAATCAGGCGTTTACTGTTAAAGGTATGAGTATGGTGTTTTTAATTTCTGCAATGTATTCTTTTACTTTAGGTTTAGGAAACGGAATTATTAATGAATACTTAAACTCGAAATGGGATTGGGTTAAAGAAACCAATAAAAGAGTTTGGATTGGTATGTTTACCACCATTATATATACTGGTATTGCTGTTTTAATTATTCATTACATTCAATATATAATGCTTTTCGGACACAAGTTTGAAGACTTTTTTAGTGGGAATTTAGTTTATGTACATTTATTTGCTTTTATCTTTTCATTAGGAGTTGCTGCTTTTTTTCATGCCAAAGGCTTTATGGATAAATGGAAATCTGCAATGACGCAAGAGTCTACACAACAACAAATTGTTGCAAAAACAGAAACAGCAAAGTTTGAGTCTTTAAAGAATCAATTAGATCCACATTTTTTGTTTAATAGTTTAAATGTATTAACGAGTTTAATTGGTGAAAATCCAAATCAGGCAGAGAAATTTACCACAAAATTATCTAAAGTATATCGATATGTTTTAGAACAAAGAAATAAAGATTTAGTACCCATTGAAGAGGAATTAAAATTTGCAAAAACATATATGGAATTGTTAGGAATGCGTTTTGAAGATGCCGTTAAGTTTAACATTCCAGATTCTATAAGTAATAATGAGTTAAAAATTGTGCCTTTATCATTACAGCTTTTGTTAGAGAATGCCGTAAAACACAATGTGGTTTCTACTTCAAAACCTTTAACAATCAATATTTACGAAGAAGACACTTATTTAATTATAGAAAATAATGTAAATCCTAAAGAAGCAATAGGGAAAAGCACCAAAGTTGGTTTGCAAAATATTGCTGATAGATATGGATTGATCACTCAAAAAGGAGTGAAAATAGAAAATAACAATAAAACTTTTAAGGTGAGTTTACCGCTCCTTTATAAAATGAACGATATTATGTACACAGAAGATTTAGAAAATAGCAACTATGTAAAAGCAGTAGAAAGAGTAGAAAAACTGAAAGAGTTTTATCAAAATTTAGCTTCATACTGTTTGGTAATTCCTTTTTTAATTTTTATCAATTTACGTTTTTCACCAGGTTTTCACTGGTTCTGGTTTCCAATATTTGGATGGGGAATGGGATTAACTTTCCACTTTTTAGAAGTGAATAATTACAATATTTTCTTAGGAAAAAATTGGGAAGACAAAAAGATTAAAGAAATGATGGATAAAGAGAATCAACATAACAGAACAAGATAA
- a CDS encoding 2TM domain-containing protein, which yields MEKEFTKEQQYVLARKRVEKISKFYKHLASYIVVNIFLTAIFIVGDMNDGDSFKEAFTDYHNYKIWLYWGIGIAFQALNTFGLNLFMSKDWEEKKIKKYMDEQDNRR from the coding sequence ATGGAAAAAGAATTCACTAAAGAACAGCAATATGTTCTGGCTCGTAAAAGAGTAGAAAAGATTAGTAAGTTTTATAAACATTTAGCGAGTTACATTGTTGTAAATATATTTTTAACTGCTATTTTTATTGTAGGTGATATGAATGATGGAGATTCTTTTAAAGAAGCTTTTACAGATTACCATAATTATAAAATTTGGTTGTATTGGGGAATCGGAATTGCTTTTCAGGCTTTAAATACTTTTGGTTTAAATCTGTTTATGAGTAAAGACTGGGAAGAGAAAAAGATTAAAAAATACATGGACGAACAAGATAATAGAAGGTAA
- a CDS encoding 2TM domain-containing protein, with product MDSNQIQQQRYLKAQKRVKDIKGFYTHLTIYCLIIPVIIFMNLKFEPHFHWFWFSVYGWGSGLFIHWLTVFGFKLLGIGKNWEEKKIKEFMNENN from the coding sequence ATGGATTCTAATCAAATACAACAACAGCGTTATTTGAAAGCTCAAAAGAGAGTAAAAGACATTAAAGGGTTTTATACGCATTTAACAATTTACTGTTTAATTATACCCGTAATTATTTTTATGAATTTAAAATTTGAACCTCATTTTCATTGGTTTTGGTTCTCTGTTTATGGTTGGGGTTCTGGACTTTTTATTCATTGGTTAACCGTTTTTGGATTCAAGTTATTAGGAATTGGAAAAAATTGGGAAGAGAAAAAAATTAAAGAGTTTATGAACGAGAATAATTAA
- a CDS encoding 2TM domain-containing protein → MQQNFTKEQSYIKAKKRVKDIKGFYIHFSVYCIVIPIIIAVNLLFSPGFHWFWFSLLGWGVGVFFHWMAVFGFRKIGFGKDWEEKKIKELMEEQQKKDRNHG, encoded by the coding sequence ATGCAACAAAATTTCACAAAAGAACAATCATATATTAAGGCAAAAAAGAGAGTTAAAGATATAAAAGGATTCTATATCCATTTCTCTGTTTATTGTATTGTAATTCCTATAATAATTGCAGTAAACTTACTGTTTTCTCCAGGTTTTCATTGGTTTTGGTTTTCGTTATTAGGTTGGGGAGTTGGTGTTTTCTTTCACTGGATGGCTGTTTTTGGGTTTAGAAAAATAGGTTTTGGAAAAGATTGGGAAGAAAAAAAGATTAAAGAATTAATGGAAGAACAACAAAAAAAGGACAGAAACCATGGATAA
- a CDS encoding 2TM domain-containing protein, whose product MDNKFRQEDSFLRAKKRVKAIKGFYVHLIVYVLSNICISGIIIWGLMESGYRFEDTLSNFGVYSTWVFWGIGMFFHWLGVFGFKSLGFGNDWEEKKIKELMDKEEQRNKNM is encoded by the coding sequence ATGGATAATAAATTTAGACAAGAAGACAGTTTTTTAAGAGCTAAAAAGAGAGTGAAAGCTATAAAAGGGTTTTATGTTCACTTAATTGTTTATGTTTTATCAAACATTTGTATTAGTGGAATTATCATATGGGGATTAATGGAAAGTGGTTATCGTTTTGAAGATACTCTTTCTAATTTCGGAGTGTATTCTACTTGGGTTTTCTGGGGAATAGGAATGTTTTTTCACTGGTTAGGCGTTTTTGGTTTTAAGTCTTTAGGCTTTGGTAATGATTGGGAAGAAAAGAAAATTAAAGAATTGATGGACAAAGAAGAGCAACGTAATAAAAATATGTAA
- a CDS encoding 2TM domain-containing protein gives MENLSEKKLLRAKLRVEEIKKFYKHVVTYILVNLFLAFVWNFSFKIFGDFKVSNQFDGDGFTHIPIWLVWGIFLVFHGLKTFGYLNFFGKDWEERKIKEFMEE, from the coding sequence ATGGAAAACCTAAGTGAGAAAAAATTATTAAGAGCAAAACTAAGAGTAGAAGAAATTAAAAAATTCTACAAACACGTTGTTACTTATATATTGGTAAATTTGTTTTTAGCTTTTGTTTGGAATTTCTCTTTTAAAATATTTGGAGATTTTAAAGTCAGTAATCAATTTGATGGAGATGGTTTTACGCACATTCCTATTTGGTTGGTTTGGGGAATATTTTTAGTATTTCATGGTTTAAAAACTTTCGGATATCTTAATTTTTTTGGTAAAGATTGGGAAGAAAGAAAGATTAAAGAATTTATGGAAGAGTGA
- a CDS encoding LytR/AlgR family response regulator transcription factor, producing MNVLIIEDEKPAARRLNRMLATLDLEVQQMLHSVEESLNWLQNNEHPDLIFLDIQLSDGLSFEIFEEIEVKSAIIFTTAYDEYALKAFKLNSIDYLLKPLDEDELKVAVDKFKENRPKQTDVQVNLDDIRKLLVNPVDRKFKKRLTIKVGQHIKIIPIDEVECFYSENKSTYIHTKENRNHLLDHSLEYWQEQLNPEHFFRVNRTFIVHINAMKDIIAYSNSRLKLVLHSYNETEIIVSRERVKEFKNWID from the coding sequence ATGAACGTATTAATAATTGAAGATGAAAAGCCAGCAGCAAGAAGGCTAAATAGAATGTTAGCAACATTAGATTTAGAAGTTCAGCAAATGTTACATTCTGTAGAAGAGTCTTTAAATTGGTTGCAAAACAACGAACATCCAGATTTAATATTTTTAGATATTCAGCTTTCTGATGGATTGTCTTTCGAGATTTTTGAAGAAATTGAAGTCAAATCGGCTATTATTTTCACCACTGCTTATGACGAATATGCGTTAAAAGCGTTCAAACTAAATAGTATCGATTATTTACTAAAACCTTTAGACGAAGATGAGCTAAAAGTAGCTGTAGATAAGTTTAAAGAGAATAGACCAAAACAAACAGATGTTCAAGTTAACTTGGATGACATTCGTAAATTATTAGTAAACCCTGTTGATAGAAAGTTTAAAAAAAGATTGACAATTAAAGTAGGGCAGCACATAAAAATTATTCCTATTGATGAAGTAGAATGTTTTTATAGCGAAAATAAATCGACTTATATTCATACAAAAGAAAACAGAAATCATCTTTTAGATCATTCTTTAGAATATTGGCAAGAACAATTAAATCCTGAACATTTTTTTAGAGTTAATAGAACTTTTATTGTGCACATAAACGCAATGAAAGATATCATAGCCTATTCTAATTCGCGTTTAAAATTAGTTTTACATTCTTATAACGAAACTGAAATTATTGTAAGTAGAGAGCGTGTAAAAGAGTTTAAAAATTGGATTGACTGA
- a CDS encoding VF530 family DNA-binding protein has protein sequence MHIKNINQNESIDKKNQSNQLLDTVSNPQTNEELAEEKPAKRKRKEATEEQLKNPFHGVKLVQVLERLVAHYGWEYLGERVNIRCFKNNPTMKSSLGFLRRTAWAREHVEDVYLEMLEEK, from the coding sequence ATGCATATAAAAAACATTAACCAGAACGAGTCGATTGATAAAAAGAATCAATCAAATCAACTTTTGGATACAGTTTCCAATCCACAGACAAATGAAGAATTGGCTGAAGAAAAACCAGCTAAACGAAAAAGGAAAGAAGCCACTGAAGAACAATTAAAAAACCCGTTTCATGGAGTAAAACTAGTCCAGGTTTTAGAACGTTTGGTAGCACATTATGGTTGGGAGTATTTAGGTGAGCGTGTAAATATTCGCTGTTTCAAGAACAACCCAACTATGAAATCAAGTCTCGGGTTTTTAAGAAGAACAGCTTGGGCTCGAGAACATGTTGAGGATGTCTATTTAGAGATGTTAGAAGAAAAATAG